The genomic segment TAAAGACTGAAGCCAGCAGAGCCTCATCGGAGTGGACAATAATGGCCACGTTAAAGGCCCAACCCGGTAAAAACTGCGCAAAAAACTCCGGCATCCAGAGCATCAGCCCGGTAAAACCGATGGCAAACATACCCCAGAAAACGGCGAGAAAATCAAACTTTTCCCAGTAGGTCCAACGATCAAATTTGGGTGGTTCGCCGTTGCCGATAAACCATTTACACATCCCGGCAATATCCTGCCCATCTTTGATTCGAGGAAAAAGGGAATCTGGTCCAAATAATTTCTGGAAAAAGTTTTCTCCGGTAGGTTTAATCAGAAGAAAGTATAAGCACCAGACAAAGGTTATAATGAAGTACGTGAAGGTAATTACCGCGCACCAGCGATGAATCAGGCCTGCCATTTGCGGGCCACCAAGTAACTGCGCCAGTCCAATAGCCCAGGGAGCGTCGACGAACTTCAGCGGTAATCCGGAAAGCACGAGGCCGAGGAAGCTGACCATCATCATGAAATGAAGAACCTTTTCCATAAAGGTAAAACGGCGGTAAAACACCTTTGGAGAATGGCTTTCATGAAAAATTCCCTGCCGACGAAGCTTGTTTTTCTCAATGTAGCTTCTTATCAGCCAGAAGATGGTGTGCAGCCAGAAAATTGCAAAAGTCGCGCACAAAAGCCCGGTCATGGCAATGAAAGTCCAGTAGAGGAGCGGGTAGTTTTCACGGTCATGATGAGTCGCATGGGGGGCGTATTTGACAAAGTTGCTATTGGCCTGTTTGTGGCATTTGCCGCAGGTTTCAATTAATCCTTCTTTTGAAAGGGAGGATTCCGGGTCGTCCGCCGGCAATTGCTTGTGCGCCGTATGACAGTCGGCGCAACCTGCCACCGCCGAGGCGCCACCAAGTTGTTTTACCTTACCGTGATAATCCTGGCGGTATGAAGCGAAGGAATGCGAGCTCAGCTTATTACGGGCCATCATTGCTGCATTGTCGTGACACTTCTCACAGCTGTTTGTCTTAAATTCATTGGCAAGCAGAGCCGCCGCAGAATTTACATCGTTGACTTTCAGCTCAATGATGTTGTGGAGGCCATGGCAGTCGGCACAGGAAGGCGAATCCGGGTTGCCGGCCATCAACCCTTTGCCATGCACGCTCTGCATGTACTCGGCGTTGTCATGACAGCCGCTGCACATCTGTACCGATTTACTTTTGTCGTCCTTCAATGATACCAAATCATGGATATTGGCGTGACAGTCGGTGCATCTGACATCGTTATCAACATGTACTGACTGAGCATACTCCCGGGTTTCATCTCGATGACAGAATCCGCAATTAACGGGTTGCATCGGCACTTCACAATCTGCATGCTTGTCCAGATCCCAGATATCTCGATGACAACTGGTACAGGCATTGGCGCCATGTGCGGAAGCGGCAAATGTTCCCGAATCTATTTCATCATGGCATTCAAGGCACTGTCCTACGGAGATACATTCTAGACAAATTTCTTCGGAAGCTGCCTGTTTAGCCATGGCGTTATTACGAAGTCCGGTCCCGAGGAGAAACGAGACGATCAGTAACAGCATCAGGGCTAAGCGGAAGGGTCCTTTGAGTACTTTCATGGTTTCCTGCGCTCCTTTGTAATTAAATCACTAACATTGTAATTGGTTCAAGACGAATTTCTCGCGGGTGTCTAAGGCTCAGATTTTGCCGATCAGGGGTCGGCTCATTGCATGTAAAAGCGACTGCCTGGTAGATGAGTACAGAAAACAGATTGCTCTTTCCGGCCTCAGCGGCAGTATTGTAAAACCCGTATCCACTAAACCTTACTGCTGATGTGCTGATGATTGATCGAAGATACTTTGGGCTGATACTGTTTTTCGGCCAGAGCAGACTCTTATGTTTTCCCGCTGACAGCGCTTGAATCTCTCAGCTGAGGGATGTTTATTTTAATATATATAGTGTTCTGAATATTGTATACACTAAGCCTGTAAATTAAGGCAGGCACCAGAGGTGCCTGCCGACTTAACTTGACTTAACTTTTAGGCGTCTGTCGATAAAACAGACTCATTTATGGCGGTACTAAATCTTGAGAACCAGCATGAGCGCGATAACCAAGGCGTAAATAACCAATGATTCAATCATGGCCAAACCAATGATCATCGGGGTAGTAATCTTGCTCGCGGCACTGGGGTTACGGCCAATGCTGTCAAGGGCCGATTTGATACCCATGGACTGTCCGAAGGCTCCCCCAAATGCGGCCACGGCAATCGTTACCGCTGCAGCATACGCAACTCCAGTCCCATCGAAGTTTTTGGTAGCGACTTCGCTGGCAATGGCAGCACTGGCAGCGCATAATGTGGCGATCGCGGTTACAACTTGAACGATTCTTTTCATGTTCTCACCTCCTCTGTAAATAGTACGTTAGATTAGCTTCCGGGGAT from the Pseudomonadota bacterium genome contains:
- a CDS encoding cytochrome C gives rise to the protein MKVLKGPFRLALMLLLIVSFLLGTGLRNNAMAKQAASEEICLECISVGQCLECHDEIDSGTFAASAHGANACTSCHRDIWDLDKHADCEVPMQPVNCGFCHRDETREYAQSVHVDNDVRCTDCHANIHDLVSLKDDKSKSVQMCSGCHDNAEYMQSVHGKGLMAGNPDSPSCADCHGLHNIIELKVNDVNSAAALLANEFKTNSCEKCHDNAAMMARNKLSSHSFASYRQDYHGKVKQLGGASAVAGCADCHTAHKQLPADDPESSLSKEGLIETCGKCHKQANSNFVKYAPHATHHDRENYPLLYWTFIAMTGLLCATFAIFWLHTIFWLIRSYIEKNKLRRQGIFHESHSPKVFYRRFTFMEKVLHFMMMVSFLGLVLSGLPLKFVDAPWAIGLAQLLGGPQMAGLIHRWCAVITFTYFIITFVWCLYFLLIKPTGENFFQKLFGPDSLFPRIKDGQDIAGMCKWFIGNGEPPKFDRWTYWEKFDFLAVFWGMFAIGFTGLMLWMPEFFAQFLPGWAFNVAIIVHSDEALLASVFIFTVHFFNAHIRPEKFPMDQVIFTGVVSGHEMEEERPAQFERLKEKGLLDKYKAQYPGVLAEAIGQIIGITGVAIGVLCLFLIIWGFFG
- a CDS encoding F0F1 ATP synthase subunit C — its product is MKRIVQVVTAIATLCAASAAIASEVATKNFDGTGVAYAAAVTIAVAAFGGAFGQSMGIKSALDSIGRNPSAASKITTPMIIGLAMIESLVIYALVIALMLVLKI